One window from the genome of Balaenoptera musculus isolate JJ_BM4_2016_0621 chromosome 3, mBalMus1.pri.v3, whole genome shotgun sequence encodes:
- the GADD45B gene encoding growth arrest and DNA damage-inducible protein GADD45 beta: MTLEELVACDNAAQKMQTVSAAVEELLVAAQRQDRLTVGVYESAKLMNVDPDSVVLCLLAIDEEEEDDIALQIHFTLIQSFCCDNDIDIVRVSGMQRLAQLLGEPAETQGTTEARDLHCLLVTNPHTDGWKSHGLVEVASYCEESRENNQWVPYIPLQER, translated from the exons ATGACCCTGGAAGAGCTCGTGGCGTGCGACAACGCGGCGCAGAA GATGCAGACTGTGAGCGCCGCGGTGGAGGAGCTGCTGGTGGCTGCGCAGCGCCAGGACCGCCTCACCGTGGGGGTGTACGAGTCGGCCAAGCTGATGAATGT GGACCCTGACAGCGTGGTCCTGTGCCTTCTGGCTAttgacgaggaggaggaggacgataTCGCCCTGCAGATCCACTTCACGCTCATCCAGTCCTTTTGCTGTGACAACGACATTGACATCGTGCGGGTGTCAGGAATGCAGCGCCTGGCACAGCTGCTGGGCGAGCCGGCCGAGACCCAGGGCACCACCGAGGCCCGGGACCTGCACTGCCTCCTGGTCACG AACCCTCATACAGACGGCTGGAAAAGCCATGGCTTGGTGGAGGTTGCCAGTTACTGCGAAGAGAGCAGGGAGAACAACCAGTGGGTCCCCTACATCCCCCTCCAGGAGCGCTGA